In Bradyrhizobium symbiodeficiens, the genomic stretch GTCACCATCGCCCAGGTCGCGCCGATCGTGCCTTATCTGCTGCTGGTGATCATTCTGATCGTACGCCCCATGGGCCTGATGGGGACACGCGAGTCATGAACGCCAAGGTGACCCCGAGCTCGACTTCGACATCGAAGCCTGCCGGTGACGGCCTGCGCTTCTACGGCGTCTGGCTGCTCGGCATCGCCGCGCTGATCGGCCTGCCGATGGTCTTCTCCTCCGGCGGCTCGCTGACAACGTTCAGCCTGATCGGCATCGCGATCGTCTTTGCGCTGTCCTACAACATCCTGCTCGGCCAGACCGGCCTGCTGTCGTTCGGTCATGCCGTGCATTACGGCCTTGGCGGCTTCGCCGCCTGCCACATGATGAATGCGGTCGTCGCGCACAAATGGCCGATCCCGCTGCCGTTCATCCCGCTATTCGGGGGGCTCGGCGGCCTCGTGTTCGCAATCATCATCGGCTGGGTGATGACCAAGCGTGCCGGCACCGTGTTCGCGATGATCTCGCTCGGCATCGGTGAATTGGTGGCGTCGTCCTCGCTGATCCTGCGCTCGGTGTTCGGCGGCGAATCCGGCATCACCACGGACCGCACCGCGCTGCCGAAGATATTCGGCTGGTCGTTCGGCCCGCAGCTTCAGGTCTATTACCTCATCGCGTTCTGGCTGGTGTTGTCGGCGATCGCGATGTACGCGCTGACCCGCACGCCGCTCGGGCGGATCAGCAACGCCGTCCGCGACAATCCTGAACGCGTCCAGTTCATCGGCTACGATCCCCACGTCGTCCGCTATCTCGCCTTCTGCTTTGCCGGCTTCTTCGCCGGTGTCGCCGGTGGACTGGCCGCGATCAATTTCGAGATCGCGAACTCCGCCTATCTCGGCGCGATCCAGTCGGGCCTCGTGCTGTTCTCGACCTTCATCGGCGGCACCGCCTATTTCTTCGGGCCGATCCTGGGCGCGATCCTGGTGACCTACCTGCAGCTCGGGCTGACCAGCGTCACCAGCGTCTGGCAGCTCTATTTCGGCATCATCTTCATCGGCATCGTGATGTTCTCGCCCGGCGGCATTGCCGGCCTCCTGATGATGCACCGGCCGCTGGTTCGCGCGGGTACGCTTCGGACGGTGATTCCGTCCTATCTCGTCGCAATAGTGCCGACGCTGGCGCTGGCCTGCGGCGTCATCCTGACCATCGAGACGGTTGCGCGCTATTCCGGCGGCGAGGCCATCAACCTGTTCGGCGTCGGCTTCAAGCCGCAATCGCCGGTGACATGGATCGTCGCTGCGGTTCTCTTGGTCGGCGGCGGTTTCGTCGCACGGCTGGCCTGGGGGCGGATCGCGGAGGCGTGGGACAGGGCTGCGACGGTCGCCCGTGACCGGGGTATCTGGCATGAGCGGAGCGGTATCTGAAAATCGCGCGGCAGCCATCGAAGTCCGCGCCGTCGAAAAGCGCTTCGGCAATGTCGGCATCATCCGCGACCTCAATCTGAGCGTCGCGCAGGGTGAGCGTCACGCCGTCATCGGCCCGAACGGTGCCGGCAAGTCGACGACGTTCAACCTGATCAGCGGTCATATCAAGCCGACCTCGGGTGAGGTGAAGCTGAACGGCGAGGTGATCTCGGGCTTGCAGCCGTTCGAGATCAATCGGCGCGGCCTGTCGCGCTCGTTCCAGGTCACGAATGTGTTCGCGCGGATGTCGGTCTGGGAGAACGTGCGCTGCGCCGTGCTGTGGGCGACCGGGCATCGCTATGCCTTCTGGAAGAACGTCGACAGCCTGCCCGAAGTGCGCGAGCGCACCGCGAAGATCCTGGACGACATCCATCTTACCCATCGGCGCGACGTTCCGGCCGGTCTTCTGACCTATGCCGAGCAGCGCGAGCTCGAGATCGGCATCACCATCGCGAGCGGTGCGACCGTCATCATGCTGGACGAGCCGACCGCCGGCATGAGCAACGCCGAAACGGAGCGCGCCGTGGCGCTGATCCGGCGGCTGACCGAGGGCAAGACCCTCGTCATCGTCGAGCACGACATGAGCGTCGTATTCGGCCTCGCCGATCGCATCTCGGTTCTGGTCTACGGCCACATCATCGCATCAGGCACGCCGGAAGAGATCCGGCGCGACCCGAAGGTCAAGGAAGCCTATCTCGGCGAGGAGGCACACTGATGCTCGAGGTCAGGGATCTCCACGCCTATTACGGCAAGAGCCACATCCTTCAGGGCGTCGATCTCGACGTCGCCGCGGGTGAAGTCGTAAGCCTGCTCGGCCGCAACGGCGTCGGGCGCTCGACGACGGTCAAGGCCATCATGGGCGAGGTGGCCCCGCAGGGGACGATCCGCTTCAAGGGCAAGGACATCGTCGGGCTGCCGAGCCACAAGATCGCGCGGCTCGGGCTCGGCTATGTGCCCGAACATCGCGACATCTTTCCGAGCCTCACGGTTCGTCAGAACCTCCTGCTCGGCATCAAGGATACGCGCCGTCCCGGCAAGTGGCGGCTGCAGGACATGCTCGACATGTTCCCCAATCTCGCCGCGCGCGCCGATACGGCCGCGGGCGTGCTGTCCGGCGGCGAAAAGCAGATGTTGACGACGTGCCGGACGCTGATGGGGGATCCTGACCTCATCATGATCGACGAACCCACCGAAGGCCTCGCGCCGCTGATCGTCCAGCAGGTCGGCGATCTCATCGCGCGGATCGCACAAGCGGGCGTTGCCATTCTGCTGGTCGAGCAGAAGCTGTCGATCGCGATGCGCATCTCCAAGCGTGTCTACATCATGGGCCACGGCCGCGTCGTGTTCGAGGGCACGCCCGACGAACTCAAGGCAAATGCCGCCGTGCGGCAGGAATGGCTCGAGGTCTGACGCTCACATCCACGTGACGTGCGCGCACCCTATGACCGCTGCGCGATGCGCATACGCATCTGAATTCTTCGCTACATCTCCCGCGCCCTATTCAGGCTATCGTCGCGTTCGCCGGCATCGCAATCGATGCGGCCGATGATAACCAACAACAGAAGTGGAGGACGTTGACGACGGCCTGTGGGCACGCGCGTCGATGCACTCTGCCAGGGAAGGAGATGCCGGGCATGCCGGGAAAACAACTGGTCCGTGGAGCTGTTGCTCTATTTGCAGTCCTGAGCGCCACTTCGGCCGCGATTGCCGGAAACTACGACACCGGCGCGACCGATACGTCGGTCAAGCTCGGCCAGACCATGCCGTACTCGGGGCCGGCCTCCGCCTATTCCGCGATTGGCCGCGCTGAAATCGCTTACTTCAAGATGCTCAACGACAAGGGCGGCATCAACGGCCGCAAGGTCGAACTGCTCAGCATGGATGACGGCTACTCGCCCGCGAAGACGGTCGAGCAGGTCAGGCGGCTCGCCGAGAGCGACGAGGTGCTGGCGATGTTCTCGATGCTCGGCACCGGCCCGAACATCGCCGCCCAGAAATATCTCAACGCCAAGAAGATCCCGCAGCTGTTTCCGTCGAGCGGCGCCAGCCGCTGGAACGATCCGCAGCATTTCCCCTGGACCACCGGCTCGCAGCCGACCTACCGGACCGAGGGACGAATCTACGCCAAGTGGATCCTGGCGAACAAGCCGAACGCGAAGATCGCGGTCATCACGCCGAACGAGGATCCCGGCCGCGACTATCTCGCCGGCTTCAAGGAGGGACTCGGCGAACACGTCAACCAGATCGTATCGGAAGCCGTCTACGAGACGACGGACCCGACGGTCGATTCCCAGATCGTCAAGTTCAAGGCCGCCGGCGCCGACGTCGTGTTCAACGAGTGCACGCCGAAATTCGCGGCCCAAGCGATCAAGAAAATCGCCGAGCTCGGCTGGAAGCCGCAGATCATCCTTCCCGCCGTCTCGAATTCCGTCGGTTCCGTGCTGGTGCCGGCCGGGCTCGACAATTCCCTCGGTATCGTCACCGGCGCCTTCCTGAAGGATCCCGGCGATCCGCGCTGGGAGAATGACGCCGGCATGAAGGCCTGGCGCGAGTGGATGAAGACCTACAATTCCGGAGCCGATCCCGCCGACATCTTCAACGTGACCGGCTACACCATGGCGCAGATCATGGAGCTGGTGCTGCAACGGGCCGGCAACGATCTGACGCGCGCGAACCTGATGAAGCAGACGCAGTCTTTCAAGGACGTCGAGCTGCCGATGCTGCTGCCGGGCATCAGGCTCAACACCTCGGCCGAGCAGGTGACGCCGATCCGCCAATTGCAGATGGCGCGCTTCAACGGAAAATCCTGGGAGCTGTTCGGCGACGTGATCGGCGAGTAGGATCGACGTCTCGCGACCGGCGGGCAGGGTGCCAGCCTTGCCCGCCCGGAATTGCTCCACTCGATCTTCCTCCAGCGGCAGTGAAACGACGATGACAGCCACCGGTCCCCTCAGCGGCATCCGCGTTCTCGATCTGACGAGCGTGCTGTTCGGTCCCTATGCCGCGCAAATGCTCGGCGATTGGGGCGCCGAAATCATCAAGGTCGAGCCGCCCGCGGGCGACACCTGGCGCTACACCGGCGTGTTCCGAAACCGCGGCATGAGCGGCCAGTTCATGGCGGTCAATCGCAATAAGCGCAGCCTCGCGCTCGACCTGAAGCATCCGGACGGCAAGGCGGCGCTGGCGAGGCTGATCCCGACCGTCGATGCGCTCGTCACCAATGTGCGGCCGGCGGCGATGGCCCGGCTCGGCTTCGGCTACGAGGCCTGCGCAAAGCTCAATCCGCGGCTGATCTATGCCGCGGCAACCGGCTTCGGCCAGGACGGGCCGTGGGCCGCGCGCCCCGCCTTCGACGAGATCATCCAGGCCG encodes the following:
- a CDS encoding branched-chain amino acid ABC transporter permease, with protein sequence MNAKVTPSSTSTSKPAGDGLRFYGVWLLGIAALIGLPMVFSSGGSLTTFSLIGIAIVFALSYNILLGQTGLLSFGHAVHYGLGGFAACHMMNAVVAHKWPIPLPFIPLFGGLGGLVFAIIIGWVMTKRAGTVFAMISLGIGELVASSSLILRSVFGGESGITTDRTALPKIFGWSFGPQLQVYYLIAFWLVLSAIAMYALTRTPLGRISNAVRDNPERVQFIGYDPHVVRYLAFCFAGFFAGVAGGLAAINFEIANSAYLGAIQSGLVLFSTFIGGTAYFFGPILGAILVTYLQLGLTSVTSVWQLYFGIIFIGIVMFSPGGIAGLLMMHRPLVRAGTLRTVIPSYLVAIVPTLALACGVILTIETVARYSGGEAINLFGVGFKPQSPVTWIVAAVLLVGGGFVARLAWGRIAEAWDRAATVARDRGIWHERSGI
- a CDS encoding ABC transporter ATP-binding protein; translated protein: MSGAVSENRAAAIEVRAVEKRFGNVGIIRDLNLSVAQGERHAVIGPNGAGKSTTFNLISGHIKPTSGEVKLNGEVISGLQPFEINRRGLSRSFQVTNVFARMSVWENVRCAVLWATGHRYAFWKNVDSLPEVRERTAKILDDIHLTHRRDVPAGLLTYAEQRELEIGITIASGATVIMLDEPTAGMSNAETERAVALIRRLTEGKTLVIVEHDMSVVFGLADRISVLVYGHIIASGTPEEIRRDPKVKEAYLGEEAH
- a CDS encoding ABC transporter ATP-binding protein yields the protein MLEVRDLHAYYGKSHILQGVDLDVAAGEVVSLLGRNGVGRSTTVKAIMGEVAPQGTIRFKGKDIVGLPSHKIARLGLGYVPEHRDIFPSLTVRQNLLLGIKDTRRPGKWRLQDMLDMFPNLAARADTAAGVLSGGEKQMLTTCRTLMGDPDLIMIDEPTEGLAPLIVQQVGDLIARIAQAGVAILLVEQKLSIAMRISKRVYIMGHGRVVFEGTPDELKANAAVRQEWLEV
- a CDS encoding ABC transporter substrate-binding protein, which gives rise to MPGMPGKQLVRGAVALFAVLSATSAAIAGNYDTGATDTSVKLGQTMPYSGPASAYSAIGRAEIAYFKMLNDKGGINGRKVELLSMDDGYSPAKTVEQVRRLAESDEVLAMFSMLGTGPNIAAQKYLNAKKIPQLFPSSGASRWNDPQHFPWTTGSQPTYRTEGRIYAKWILANKPNAKIAVITPNEDPGRDYLAGFKEGLGEHVNQIVSEAVYETTDPTVDSQIVKFKAAGADVVFNECTPKFAAQAIKKIAELGWKPQIILPAVSNSVGSVLVPAGLDNSLGIVTGAFLKDPGDPRWENDAGMKAWREWMKTYNSGADPADIFNVTGYTMAQIMELVLQRAGNDLTRANLMKQTQSFKDVELPMLLPGIRLNTSAEQVTPIRQLQMARFNGKSWELFGDVIGE
- a CDS encoding CoA transferase, with the protein product MTATGPLSGIRVLDLTSVLFGPYAAQMLGDWGAEIIKVEPPAGDTWRYTGVFRNRGMSGQFMAVNRNKRSLALDLKHPDGKAALARLIPTVDALVTNVRPAAMARLGFGYEACAKLNPRLIYAAATGFGQDGPWAARPAFDEIIQAASGLASSIGSDEEPAFVPSLIGDKICAMAMVGAVSAALFRRERTGQGQMVEVPMLETIAGFNSIEMLGGHAFDPPIGPTGYKRMKNRRPVKTKDGWLTMLPYSGTTGAPSSKPSDALN